One genomic window of Paenisporosarcina antarctica includes the following:
- a CDS encoding DEAD/DEAH box helicase, with translation MSKYSDYDFQPFLHNAISKLGFTEPTPIQKEIIPLILKGKSVIGQAHTGTGKTHSFLIPIVERLQADKSELQAVITSPTRELASQIFEELNKLIEGTEIQSKLFIGGTDKQRSIDKLKTQPHIVVGTPGRIRDLVQENALLVHTASLLVVDEADLAFDLGFIEEIDAFAGKMPSSLEMFVFSATIPERLQPFLKKYMESPVHIHIGEKRPAAEGIVFNLVPVRSKSKKKRLLEVMEGINPYLAIIFTNTRKNADDVANYLAEAGYRVGRIHGDLAPRERTRMMKQVRDLEYQYIVATDLASRGIDIQGISHVINFELPEDLEFFIHRVGRTARAGLKGTAITLYEPTDEDAINRIEKMGIPFVHVDVKDGEWSELKERHTRENRKKSSASEIDIKAKALVRKPKKVKPGYKRNMRWEMEAIKKRERRMKNRRK, from the coding sequence AGTGATTATGATTTCCAACCATTTTTACACAATGCCATTAGTAAATTAGGTTTTACAGAACCAACACCCATTCAAAAAGAAATAATTCCTTTAATATTAAAAGGGAAAAGTGTGATTGGCCAAGCACATACGGGTACAGGGAAAACGCATAGTTTTTTAATTCCGATTGTTGAACGTTTACAAGCTGACAAATCTGAATTACAAGCCGTTATTACATCTCCAACACGTGAACTTGCTTCACAAATCTTTGAAGAACTTAACAAGTTGATTGAAGGTACAGAAATTCAATCAAAATTGTTTATTGGTGGAACTGATAAACAGCGTTCAATCGATAAGTTAAAAACACAACCACATATCGTGGTAGGAACACCTGGTCGAATTCGTGACTTAGTGCAAGAAAATGCATTACTTGTTCACACTGCATCATTATTAGTAGTGGATGAGGCCGATCTTGCTTTTGATTTAGGATTTATAGAAGAAATCGATGCGTTTGCAGGAAAAATGCCAAGTTCACTTGAAATGTTCGTGTTTTCTGCTACCATTCCAGAACGTTTACAGCCATTCTTGAAGAAATACATGGAATCACCTGTTCACATTCACATTGGTGAAAAACGTCCTGCAGCTGAGGGGATTGTTTTTAATTTAGTACCTGTTCGTAGTAAATCTAAAAAGAAACGTTTATTAGAAGTGATGGAAGGAATTAATCCTTACTTAGCCATCATTTTTACGAACACTCGTAAAAATGCAGATGACGTTGCTAATTATTTAGCTGAAGCAGGTTACCGTGTTGGTCGTATTCATGGAGATTTAGCACCACGTGAACGAACACGTATGATGAAACAAGTGCGCGACCTTGAGTATCAGTATATTGTAGCTACGGATCTTGCTTCACGTGGAATTGATATTCAAGGCATTAGTCACGTGATTAACTTTGAGCTTCCAGAAGACTTGGAGTTCTTTATACATCGAGTTGGACGTACTGCTCGTGCTGGATTAAAAGGCACTGCTATTACATTATATGAACCAACCGATGAAGACGCGATTAATCGAATCGAAAAAATGGGAATTCCATTTGTTCATGTAGATGTTAAAGATGGTGAGTGGTCAGAATTAAAAGAACGACACACACGTGAAAATCGCAAAAAGAGCAGTGCAAGTGAAATTGATATAAAAGCAAAAGCATTGGTCCGTAAACCTAAAAAAGTGAAACCTGGTTATAAACGTAATATGAGATGGGAAATGGAAGCAATTAAAAAGAGAGAACGCCGTATGAAAAACCGTAGAAAGTAA
- a CDS encoding deoxyribonuclease IV, giving the protein MLLGSHVSMSGKNMLLAASEEAASYGATTFMIYTGAPQNTRRKPIEDLNIEAGHAHMKTHGMSNIVVHAPYIINIGNSLKPETFALGVDFLQKEIERTAALGAKQIVLHPGAHVGAGTDKGIEKIIEGLNEVLSQDFPVQIALETMAGKGTECGRSFEELAQIINGVTHNERLSVCLDTCHIHDAGYNIVEDFDSVLNQFDQLIGINRLKVLHINDSKNIRGAGKDRHENIGFGEIGFYTLNKIVHHPQLENVPKILETPYVGMDAKNKKSPYLHEIGMFKEQIFMPDNIDNLRS; this is encoded by the coding sequence ATGTTATTAGGTTCACATGTTTCGATGAGTGGAAAAAACATGTTACTTGCTGCAAGTGAAGAAGCTGCATCTTATGGAGCGACTACTTTCATGATTTATACGGGAGCTCCGCAAAATACACGACGTAAACCGATTGAAGATCTGAATATAGAAGCTGGCCATGCACATATGAAGACGCATGGTATGTCTAATATAGTGGTTCATGCACCATATATCATCAACATCGGTAACTCGCTCAAACCTGAAACATTTGCACTGGGCGTTGATTTTTTACAAAAAGAAATTGAACGTACAGCTGCATTAGGAGCAAAACAAATTGTCTTACACCCAGGTGCTCACGTTGGTGCTGGAACAGATAAAGGCATTGAAAAAATCATTGAAGGTTTAAATGAAGTACTTTCACAAGATTTCCCAGTACAAATTGCTTTGGAAACAATGGCAGGTAAAGGGACTGAATGTGGTCGTTCGTTTGAAGAACTTGCACAAATCATCAATGGCGTAACTCATAATGAACGACTTTCTGTTTGTCTTGATACATGTCATATACATGATGCAGGTTATAATATCGTCGAAGATTTTGATAGTGTACTAAATCAATTCGATCAATTAATTGGTATAAATCGTTTAAAAGTTCTTCATATTAATGACAGTAAAAATATTCGTGGAGCAGGTAAAGACCGTCATGAAAATATTGGTTTTGGTGAAATTGGTTTTTACACACTTAATAAAATTGTGCATCATCCGCAATTGGAAAATGTTCCTAAAATTTTAGAAACACCCTATGTAGGGATGGATGCTAAAAACAAAAAGTCACCATATTTGCACGAAATTGGTATGTTTAAAGAACAAATATTTATGCCAGATAACATTGATAATTTACGGTCGTGA
- a CDS encoding metal ABC transporter ATP-binding protein has translation MNAPYDIELHNVSFQYDQTIVLKNISLQVKQGDFLAVLGPNGSGKSTLLKIILGLLKPSSGNINLFGEDSRNFKKREWLGYVSQKSNAFNSGFPATVYEVVASGLVKKTGLFKKYPKNAAKSIEKALQSVGMVDFMNQSIGELSGGQQQRIFIARALVADPKCLILDEPTVGIDHQHVQSFYNMLAELNREQHLTIILVTHDVDTVSSRISHVACLNQTIHFHGFKNDFNQLSDEDRQAWYGHSVRKIHHHAKSEGTQ, from the coding sequence ATGAATGCGCCATATGATATTGAACTACACAATGTGTCATTTCAATACGATCAGACAATCGTATTGAAAAATATTTCTTTACAAGTTAAACAAGGTGATTTCTTAGCTGTTTTAGGACCAAATGGTTCAGGAAAATCTACTTTATTAAAAATTATTTTAGGGCTGTTAAAACCATCCTCAGGTAATATTAATTTATTTGGCGAAGACAGTCGAAACTTCAAAAAAAGAGAATGGCTTGGTTATGTTTCTCAAAAATCTAATGCGTTTAATTCTGGCTTTCCAGCGACTGTGTACGAAGTTGTTGCAAGTGGTCTTGTGAAAAAAACTGGACTGTTTAAAAAATATCCAAAGAACGCGGCAAAAAGTATAGAAAAAGCGTTACAATCTGTTGGAATGGTTGATTTTATGAACCAATCCATCGGAGAGTTGTCAGGTGGTCAACAACAACGTATTTTTATCGCTCGTGCTCTAGTCGCTGACCCAAAATGTTTAATTTTAGATGAACCTACCGTCGGAATTGATCATCAACATGTACAATCGTTTTATAATATGCTTGCCGAGTTAAATCGTGAACAACATCTTACAATTATTCTTGTAACACATGATGTTGATACCGTATCGAGCCGTATTAGTCATGTAGCATGTTTGAATCAAACCATACATTTCCACGGCTTTAAAAATGACTTTAACCAACTAAGTGATGAAGATAGACAAGCGTGGTATGGTCATTCTGTACGGAAAATCCATCATCATGCTAAAAGTGAGGGAACTCAATGA
- a CDS encoding metal ABC transporter permease, with amino-acid sequence MIAALLNYEFLQNAFASGIIIGLIAPLLGVFIVVRRLSLIADALSHVTLAGIAGSLYLSQTIAFFAFLNPLYLGIFAAVTGSVLIERLRRLYKHYEELSIPIIMSAGIGFSAIFISLANGFSSDLFGYLFGSVSAVSRQDLWIVVVIAFIVVVFLLLFYKELFLLSFDEEYAKASGLPAKWVHLLFMIVTALVIAASMRIVGILLVSSLMTLPVATSIRLAKGFKQAILYAVLFGEAAVIIGLVTAFYLNIAPGGTIVMTSIVILLLVLIGKKIWLSVVTKDERGRLV; translated from the coding sequence ATGATTGCCGCATTATTAAACTATGAATTTTTACAGAATGCATTTGCTTCAGGCATCATCATTGGTCTGATTGCCCCATTGCTAGGTGTATTTATTGTCGTCAGGAGATTGTCACTAATTGCTGATGCATTGAGCCATGTTACTTTAGCTGGAATTGCAGGTAGTTTATATTTAAGTCAAACCATAGCATTTTTTGCTTTTCTTAATCCCTTATATCTAGGTATTTTTGCTGCAGTAACTGGCTCAGTGTTAATCGAAAGACTACGTCGTTTATACAAGCATTACGAAGAGCTTTCAATTCCTATTATTATGTCAGCAGGTATTGGATTCAGCGCCATTTTTATTTCGTTAGCAAATGGCTTTAGTTCAGATTTATTCGGTTACTTATTCGGTTCCGTATCAGCTGTAAGTCGTCAAGATTTATGGATTGTAGTGGTAATTGCTTTTATAGTAGTAGTCTTTTTACTGTTGTTTTATAAAGAGTTATTCTTATTATCGTTTGACGAAGAGTATGCTAAAGCATCAGGACTCCCTGCAAAGTGGGTACATCTTTTGTTTATGATTGTCACCGCACTCGTTATTGCAGCTAGTATGCGAATCGTAGGCATTCTACTCGTATCATCCTTAATGACATTGCCCGTAGCCACAAGCATACGTCTTGCTAAAGGCTTTAAACAAGCAATTTTATATGCTGTTTTGTTTGGTGAAGCCGCTGTAATTATTGGTCTTGTTACTGCTTTCTACTTAAATATTGCACCAGGTGGGACAATTGTCATGACATCTATCGTCATATTACTACTTGTACTAATTGGTAAAAAGATTTGGTTAAGCGTGGTAACGAAGGATGAAAGGGGACGTCTCGTATGA
- a CDS encoding Fur family transcriptional regulator produces the protein MNITKAWDLLKDRGYKKTGKREQILDLFSDNDRYLTARNLLDVMKKEYPGMSYDTIYRNLSTFVELGILEETELSGERHFRLQCETDHHHHHFICMACGKIKEIHVCPMDMLEESIPNYQIDSHKFEIYGKCPDCQ, from the coding sequence ATGAATATTACGAAGGCTTGGGACCTTTTAAAAGATAGAGGTTACAAAAAAACAGGTAAACGCGAACAAATATTAGATTTGTTTAGTGATAATGATCGTTATTTAACCGCTCGAAACTTACTTGATGTGATGAAGAAAGAATACCCAGGAATGAGTTATGACACAATTTATCGAAACTTAAGTACATTTGTTGAGCTTGGTATATTAGAAGAAACCGAGTTATCAGGGGAACGACATTTCCGACTGCAATGTGAAACAGACCATCATCACCATCATTTCATATGCATGGCTTGTGGCAAAATTAAAGAAATTCATGTATGTCCAATGGATATGCTCGAAGAATCGATTCCAAACTATCAAATCGATAGCCATAAGTTTGAAATTTACGGAAAATGTCCTGATTGTCAATAA
- the ispG gene encoding flavodoxin-dependent (E)-4-hydroxy-3-methylbut-2-enyl-diphosphate synthase — MSEIIHRSKTRQVRVGDLTIGGSNELFIQSMTTTKTHDVEATVAEILRLEEAGCQIVRVACPDDRAADAIAEIKKRINIPLVVDIHFDYKLALKAIENGADKIRINPGNIGRREKVEAVVNAAKAKGIPIRIGVNAGSLERKIIEKYGYPTADGMVESALHHIKILEDLDFHDIIVSLKASDVSLAIEAYVKASQAFDYPLHLGITESGTLVNGSIKSAAGLGALLSHGIGNTLRVSLSADPVEEVKVAREMLKVFGLSSNAATLISCPTCGRIEIDLITIANEVEDYISTIKAPIKVAVLGCAVNGPGEAREADIGIAGARGEGLLFMHGKTVRKVPEATMVDELKKEIDIIAQEYYDKQALEKEALEN; from the coding sequence ATGAGTGAAATTATTCACCGTTCCAAAACTCGCCAGGTTCGTGTTGGCGATTTAACCATTGGTGGTAGCAATGAATTATTCATACAAAGTATGACCACAACAAAAACACATGATGTTGAAGCAACCGTTGCAGAAATTCTGCGTTTAGAAGAAGCAGGTTGTCAAATTGTTCGTGTGGCTTGCCCTGATGATCGAGCTGCTGATGCTATTGCTGAAATTAAAAAACGTATTAATATTCCACTAGTTGTGGATATTCATTTTGATTATAAATTAGCATTGAAAGCGATTGAAAATGGTGCCGATAAAATTCGTATTAATCCAGGTAACATCGGTCGTCGTGAAAAAGTAGAAGCTGTCGTCAATGCGGCAAAAGCAAAAGGTATCCCAATTCGTATTGGAGTTAACGCAGGTTCACTTGAACGTAAAATCATCGAAAAATATGGCTATCCAACTGCAGACGGCATGGTTGAAAGCGCACTACATCATATTAAAATATTAGAAGACTTAGATTTCCACGATATTATCGTTTCTTTAAAAGCCTCAGATGTTAGTTTGGCAATCGAAGCGTATGTTAAAGCATCACAAGCATTCGATTACCCACTTCATCTTGGAATAACAGAATCTGGAACTTTGGTTAATGGTTCAATCAAAAGTGCCGCGGGACTTGGTGCTTTGTTAAGTCATGGAATAGGAAATACACTCAGAGTATCTTTAAGTGCTGATCCTGTTGAAGAAGTAAAAGTTGCAAGAGAAATGTTAAAGGTATTCGGTCTTTCGTCTAATGCAGCTACTTTAATTTCTTGTCCAACTTGTGGACGTATTGAAATTGATTTGATAACAATTGCTAATGAAGTAGAAGATTATATTTCAACTATTAAGGCACCTATCAAAGTCGCGGTGCTTGGTTGTGCAGTAAATGGTCCTGGAGAAGCACGAGAAGCCGATATAGGAATTGCTGGGGCTCGTGGAGAAGGTTTACTCTTTATGCACGGAAAAACCGTTCGTAAAGTACCTGAAGCAACAATGGTTGATGAGTTAAAGAAAGAAATAGATATAATCGCACAAGAATACTATGATAAACAAGCATTAGAGAAAGAAGCTCTAGAAAATTAG